The following coding sequences lie in one Sorghum bicolor cultivar BTx623 chromosome 6, Sorghum_bicolor_NCBIv3, whole genome shotgun sequence genomic window:
- the LOC8085843 gene encoding E3 ubiquitin-protein ligase RHA2A: MSDLLTYISKVMCIKARSEATQAGDDGGCPADECRVCLSKIRLAEATRRLPCRHVFHRDCVDRWLLSCKRTCPLCRVYVTDGNKQPVAAKHTSREAQALADDLVIWFSTVLVPGF; this comes from the coding sequence ATGAGCGACCTGTTAACCTACATTTCCAAGGTTATGTGCATCAAGGCAAGATCGGAGGCAACACAGGCCGGCGATGACGGCGGTTGCCCAGCGGATGAGTGCCGCGTCTGCCTGTCAAAGATTCGGCTCGCCGAGGCTACCCGGCGTCTGCCATGTCGGCATGTTTTCCACCGGGACTGCGTCGACCGATGGCTCTTGTCCTGCAAGCGGACCTGTCCGCTCTGCCGAGTTTATGTGACCGATGGGAACAAGCAGCCGGTGGCGGCGAAGCACACCAGCCGTGAAGCACAGGCACTCGCCGACGACCTGGTGATCTGGTTCTCCACCGTGCTCGTCCCCGGTTTCTGA